Proteins from a genomic interval of Hydrogenophaga sp. PAMC20947:
- a CDS encoding DUF1223 domain-containing protein, with translation MNCQPRTPLLMATFAAALSISTAQAASSARCEVRSGAEAPAIVELYTSEGCSSCPPADRWLSTLNDQRHVLPLAFHVNYWNHLGWQDRFATPGTTQRQHQVRAVQNGRYVYTPQVVLNGQDHRGWHGQSPSALRQAGQSPTDTAPTLLIRRNGNQLTATVGSIPGPAALAGYWAVLQDGLVSRVTRGENAGETLTHDHVVSLYQPVPAWPGDKPQVLQLSLPEGPQFEALRVAFVVTQPDLVRPVQGAVLKCENPAH, from the coding sequence ATGAATTGCCAACCTCGCACTCCCTTGCTGATGGCCACGTTTGCCGCCGCGCTGTCCATATCCACCGCACAGGCGGCATCGTCAGCCCGTTGCGAAGTGCGATCTGGCGCTGAAGCACCTGCCATCGTCGAGCTCTACACCTCTGAAGGCTGCAGCTCCTGCCCGCCAGCGGACCGCTGGCTGTCCACACTCAACGACCAGCGCCATGTACTGCCACTTGCGTTTCATGTGAACTACTGGAACCACCTGGGATGGCAAGACCGGTTCGCCACCCCGGGGACAACACAACGCCAGCACCAGGTGCGCGCCGTACAAAACGGCCGCTATGTCTACACCCCCCAGGTGGTGCTCAACGGGCAGGACCACCGCGGCTGGCACGGCCAATCACCTTCAGCGCTGCGTCAAGCGGGCCAAAGCCCAACCGATACCGCGCCAACTCTACTGATCCGCCGCAACGGCAACCAGTTGACGGCAACGGTGGGGTCAATACCCGGTCCAGCCGCACTGGCAGGGTACTGGGCAGTTTTGCAGGACGGTCTGGTCAGCAGGGTCACCCGCGGTGAGAACGCGGGTGAAACCCTGACGCACGATCACGTGGTGAGCCTTTACCAGCCGGTGCCGGCTTGGCCTGGCGACAAACCGCAGGTGCTGCAACTCAGCTTGCCGGAAGGGCCTCAATTCGAGGCGTTGAGAGTGGCCTTTGTGGTCACACAACCCGACCTCGTTCGCCCTGTGCAGGGCGCGGTCCTGAAATGCGAGAACCCGGCTCACTGA
- a CDS encoding copper-binding protein → MKTLYTSALAALIALPLGVVLPAVAQTAPAAAPTMDMKMSESADMTEGEIRKVSKDTGKLTIKHGEIKNLDMPPMTMVFTAKDPSMLENLAVGDKVRFLVIEEGGKMVVAKLQPFK, encoded by the coding sequence ATGAAAACTCTGTACACCTCGGCTTTGGCCGCCCTGATTGCCCTGCCTTTGGGCGTGGTCCTGCCTGCGGTGGCTCAGACAGCACCCGCTGCTGCGCCGACCATGGACATGAAAATGAGCGAGTCTGCCGATATGACCGAGGGCGAAATCCGCAAGGTCAGCAAGGACACTGGCAAGCTCACCATCAAGCACGGTGAAATCAAGAACCTCGACATGCCGCCCATGACCATGGTGTTCACGGCCAAGGACCCTTCGATGCTGGAAAACCTTGCTGTGGGTGACAAGGTCCGTTTCTTGGTGATCGAAGAAGGCGGCAAGATGGTGGTTGCCAAACTGCAGCCGTTCAAGTAA
- a CDS encoding DUF411 domain-containing protein: MNTATTRIEHRGLRRRHLAGLIASAWIPGWALAQSTAKTSVPLVQVWKDPNCGCCKDWIVHLEKSGFRAQTFDTGNTAMRARLGLPQKYGSCHTALVDGYVIEGHVPASDIQRLLTERPKALGLAVPRMPVGSPGMDGPEYGGRKDPYEVLLVARDGTSTVFQRYV, from the coding sequence ATGAACACCGCAACCACAAGGATTGAACACCGCGGCCTGCGCCGGCGCCACCTTGCCGGGCTGATTGCCAGTGCCTGGATTCCGGGCTGGGCACTGGCGCAGTCGACAGCCAAAACCTCTGTGCCTTTGGTGCAGGTGTGGAAAGATCCCAACTGTGGCTGTTGCAAGGACTGGATCGTGCACCTGGAAAAAAGCGGCTTCCGTGCGCAGACCTTCGACACCGGCAACACCGCCATGCGTGCCCGGTTGGGCTTGCCCCAAAAGTATGGTTCTTGCCACACCGCGTTGGTCGATGGCTATGTGATCGAAGGCCATGTGCCCGCCAGCGATATACAGCGCCTGCTCACTGAACGCCCGAAAGCGCTGGGTCTGGCTGTCCCGCGCATGCCTGTGGGCTCGCCCGGCATGGATGGGCCTGAATATGGTGGCCGCAAAGATCCTTATGAAGTGTTGCTGGTCGCGCGCGATGGCACTTCTACTGTTTTTCAACGTTACGTCTGA
- a CDS encoding cupredoxin family protein, with product MKRTLALLLTPLCLLFASPVFAHGDEAHMKKPTVVKKEQKDWGIAGDGKAAKRTIDIKMLDSMRFTPDRIEVSQGDTVRLTMTNTGQVMHEMVLGTQTVLTEHAALMKRFPNMEHDEPYMAHVPPGKTGEIIWTFNQAGSFDFACLLPGHFEAGMVGKIEVKAAKGAQ from the coding sequence ATGAAACGAACCCTTGCCCTGTTGTTGACCCCTCTGTGTCTGCTTTTTGCGTCGCCTGTGTTTGCGCATGGCGACGAAGCTCACATGAAGAAGCCAACTGTTGTGAAGAAAGAGCAAAAGGATTGGGGTATTGCCGGCGATGGAAAAGCGGCCAAGCGCACCATCGACATCAAGATGCTGGACAGCATGCGCTTCACCCCGGATCGCATCGAGGTATCGCAAGGCGATACAGTGCGCCTGACCATGACCAATACAGGCCAGGTGATGCACGAGATGGTGTTGGGCACTCAGACGGTGTTGACCGAGCATGCCGCGTTGATGAAACGCTTCCCCAACATGGAGCACGACGAACCGTACATGGCCCACGTGCCGCCGGGCAAGACCGGTGAAATCATCTGGACTTTCAATCAAGCCGGTAGCTTTGATTTCGCGTGCTTGTTGCCGGGTCATTTTGAAGCCGGTATGGTGGGCAAGATCGAAGTCAAAGCAGCCAAAGGAGCCCAATGA
- a CDS encoding copper oxidase, translating into MNLPNSRRQFFAGAAASVASLAVARSALAGLPEPVIQTSVKTAPPLVPQTGRPYNPVVTLNGWTLPWRMNNNVKEFHLVAEPVVREVSKGFKVNMWGYNGQSPGPTIEVVEGDRVRIFVTNKLPEHTSVHWHGQRLPNGMDGVSGLNQRAIPVGKTYVYEFVARRPGSFMYHPHADEMTQMAMGMMGMWVTHPKAKHPLISEVDRDFCFMLNAFDVEPGSRTPMVNTMTDFNIWCWNSRVFPDIDTLNVRLNDKVRIRVGNLTMTNHPIHLHGHEFEVTGTDGGPTSPGSRWPEVTTDVAVGQMRQIELLADEEGDWAMHCHKSHHTMNAMGHAVPTMVGVDHRGIVGKINKVAPDYMVMGERGMADMGEMEMQIPDNTAPMMTGTGQYGPLEMGGMFNVFKVRKDQKPGDYSDPGPYAHPPGTSAFEYTGVMPEPARFQSEMKAGGQPVTGLNNTAPTLPEKPSSANASAVKPNGRHQH; encoded by the coding sequence ATGAACTTACCCAATTCCCGTCGCCAATTTTTTGCGGGTGCCGCGGCATCCGTGGCCAGTCTGGCCGTGGCCCGCTCGGCCCTTGCTGGCCTGCCAGAGCCGGTGATCCAGACCTCTGTCAAGACCGCGCCACCGCTGGTGCCGCAAACTGGGCGGCCTTACAACCCGGTCGTGACCCTCAACGGCTGGACGTTGCCTTGGCGCATGAACAACAACGTCAAGGAATTCCATTTGGTGGCAGAGCCAGTGGTGCGTGAAGTGTCCAAGGGTTTCAAGGTCAACATGTGGGGCTACAACGGGCAGAGCCCAGGGCCCACAATCGAAGTGGTGGAGGGTGATCGTGTGCGCATCTTCGTGACGAACAAGTTGCCCGAGCACACCTCGGTGCATTGGCATGGTCAGCGCCTGCCCAATGGCATGGACGGTGTGTCGGGGCTGAACCAGCGTGCGATTCCCGTGGGTAAAACCTATGTGTACGAATTCGTGGCGCGCCGACCGGGCAGCTTCATGTACCACCCGCATGCGGATGAGATGACGCAGATGGCCATGGGCATGATGGGCATGTGGGTTACCCACCCCAAGGCCAAACACCCGCTCATCAGCGAGGTTGATCGCGACTTCTGTTTCATGCTCAACGCATTCGATGTCGAGCCGGGCAGCCGCACGCCCATGGTCAACACCATGACCGACTTCAACATCTGGTGTTGGAACAGCCGGGTGTTTCCCGACATCGATACGCTCAACGTGCGCTTGAACGACAAGGTGCGCATCCGGGTAGGCAATCTCACCATGACCAACCACCCCATCCACCTGCACGGCCACGAATTCGAAGTGACGGGCACCGATGGTGGCCCCACCTCGCCAGGTTCCCGCTGGCCCGAAGTCACCACCGATGTGGCCGTCGGGCAGATGCGCCAGATCGAGCTGCTGGCGGATGAAGAGGGCGACTGGGCCATGCACTGCCACAAGAGCCACCACACCATGAACGCCATGGGTCACGCTGTGCCGACCATGGTCGGCGTGGACCACCGGGGTATCGTGGGCAAGATCAACAAAGTGGCACCCGACTACATGGTCATGGGCGAGCGCGGCATGGCCGACATGGGCGAGATGGAAATGCAGATTCCCGACAACACCGCGCCCATGATGACCGGCACCGGTCAGTACGGCCCGCTGGAGATGGGCGGCATGTTCAACGTCTTTAAGGTGCGAAAAGACCAGAAGCCTGGCGACTACAGCGACCCTGGGCCCTATGCGCATCCACCCGGTACCTCTGCCTTCGAATACACCGGCGTCATGCCTGAACCTGCGCGCTTTCAATCCGAGATGAAGGCTGGCGGGCAGCCTGTGACCGGTTTGAACAACACTGCGCCAACCCTGCCGGAGAAACCATCTTCCGCCAACGCCTCGGCTGTCAAGCCCAATGGCCGGCACCAACACTGA
- a CDS encoding heavy metal response regulator transcription factor → MNILIVEDEPKTGEYLRQGLREAGFGVDLATRGNDGLHMALEGQHDLLILDVMLPELDGWQVLKGLRSVGRDMPVLFLTARDQVEDRVRGLELGADDYLVKPFSFAELLARVRVILRRGRAGQEQTTLQLADLDLDLLRRRVTRAGRRIDLTAKEFGLLELLMRRQGEVLPRTLIASQVWDMNFDSDTNVIDVAVRRLRAKVDEGFEPRLIHTVRGMGYVMELPEEPQA, encoded by the coding sequence GTGAACATCCTGATTGTTGAAGACGAACCCAAAACCGGCGAGTACCTGCGCCAAGGCTTGCGCGAGGCGGGCTTTGGCGTCGACCTGGCCACCCGGGGCAACGATGGCCTGCACATGGCGCTTGAAGGCCAGCACGATTTGCTGATCCTCGACGTCATGCTGCCCGAGCTCGATGGCTGGCAGGTGCTCAAAGGCCTGCGCAGCGTCGGCCGGGACATGCCGGTGTTGTTTCTCACGGCGCGCGATCAGGTTGAAGACCGCGTGCGTGGGCTGGAGCTGGGTGCGGACGACTACCTGGTCAAACCTTTTTCTTTTGCCGAGCTCTTGGCGCGGGTGCGCGTGATCCTGAGGCGCGGCCGGGCTGGTCAGGAACAGACCACGCTGCAACTGGCCGATCTGGATCTCGACCTGCTGCGCCGCCGCGTGACCCGCGCCGGACGGCGCATCGATCTCACCGCCAAAGAGTTTGGCCTGCTGGAGTTGCTGATGCGACGCCAAGGTGAGGTGCTGCCCCGAACCCTGATCGCGTCTCAGGTGTGGGACATGAACTTCGACAGCGACACCAACGTGATCGATGTGGCCGTGCGGCGCCTTCGCGCCAAGGTGGACGAAGGCTTCGAGCCACGCCTCATCCATACGGTGCGTGGCATGGGCTATGTGATGGAGCTCCCGGAAGAACCCCAGGCATGA
- a CDS encoding heavy metal sensor histidine kinase, which produces MSARLTLTARLTLLYTAASLLVLCGLGILVMRANHAHFIELDQAYLEDKVALVSQVVASSANREQLTQRLKELHHSHTGLYLRLEIAGKALYSEAVNPFPPDLKISTVDKRPSDWLWQETTLRGLTTTIAPPPFIDQGASQPLRLMLAMDTHHHTHFMDDLRESLMLYLLAAALASGLLAWWSARRGLAPLRDMQERARRVTAHQLDERMPEASVPVEMAELARELNTMLARLQRDFQRLTEFSSDLAHELRTPISNLLTQTQVTLAHQRDTHAYRDTLASNAEEFQRLGRMVSDMLLLAKTEHGLALPHREPVSLRAQVQALLDFYDVVADEKGITLVLEGEATTSGDKLMLRRAISNLLSNAIRHAPTLSRVTVKLSQVEGEAMLCVENAGPAIDPVHLPRLFDRFYRVDKSRLHLPTEGTGLGLAITQAIMTAHGGSVTVESENDSTRFCLCWPAH; this is translated from the coding sequence ATGAGCGCGCGCCTGACGCTCACCGCCCGCCTCACCCTGCTCTACACAGCAGCCTCCTTGCTGGTGCTGTGTGGCTTGGGCATTCTCGTGATGCGGGCCAACCACGCTCACTTCATCGAGCTGGATCAGGCCTACCTGGAAGACAAAGTGGCGCTGGTCAGTCAGGTCGTGGCCAGCAGCGCCAACCGCGAGCAGTTGACGCAGCGGTTGAAGGAGCTGCACCACAGCCACACCGGCCTGTACCTCCGGCTGGAAATCGCGGGCAAGGCGCTCTACTCAGAGGCCGTGAATCCATTTCCACCAGATCTGAAAATATCCACCGTCGACAAACGCCCAAGTGACTGGCTCTGGCAAGAAACCACCTTGCGGGGCCTGACCACAACGATTGCCCCGCCCCCATTTATCGACCAAGGCGCGTCCCAACCACTCCGCCTCATGCTGGCCATGGACACCCACCACCACACCCATTTCATGGACGACTTGCGTGAGAGTCTGATGCTGTACCTGCTGGCCGCTGCACTGGCCAGCGGGCTGCTGGCCTGGTGGTCAGCCCGGCGAGGCCTCGCTCCATTGCGCGACATGCAAGAGCGCGCACGCCGCGTCACGGCGCACCAGCTCGATGAACGCATGCCTGAGGCGAGTGTTCCTGTGGAGATGGCCGAGCTGGCCAGGGAACTCAACACCATGCTGGCCCGCCTGCAGCGCGACTTCCAGCGTCTGACGGAGTTTTCCAGCGACCTCGCCCACGAACTGCGCACCCCGATCAGCAATTTGCTGACCCAGACCCAGGTCACACTCGCTCACCAGCGCGACACCCATGCCTACCGCGACACGCTCGCCTCCAATGCCGAAGAATTTCAACGGCTGGGCCGCATGGTGTCCGACATGCTGCTGCTCGCCAAAACCGAACACGGCCTGGCCCTGCCGCACCGCGAGCCCGTGTCGCTGCGCGCTCAGGTGCAGGCCTTGCTGGATTTCTACGACGTGGTCGCCGACGAAAAGGGCATTACCCTGGTACTGGAGGGCGAAGCCACCACGAGTGGCGACAAGCTGATGCTGCGCCGCGCCATCAGCAACCTGCTTTCCAACGCGATTCGCCATGCGCCAACGCTATCACGCGTCACCGTGAAGCTGAGCCAGGTGGAAGGCGAAGCCATGCTCTGCGTGGAGAACGCCGGCCCGGCCATTGATCCGGTGCACCTGCCCAGACTTTTCGACCGCTTCTACCGGGTGGACAAGTCCAGGCTGCATCTGCCCACCGAAGGCACAGGGCTGGGCCTGGCAATCACCCAGGCCATCATGACTGCGCATGGTGGAAGCGTCACCGTTGAATCAGAAAACGACAGCACCCGCTTCTGCCTCTGCTGGCCGGCCCACTGA
- a CDS encoding TAXI family TRAP transporter solute-binding subunit: MPHNIRYTLLSLRDLMVSVGPFALLTLALLALTYWWLDPNPPKRVVLATGPAQSAYDEFGKHYATALARYGIEVQLLPSEGSSANLELIRTGKADLGFVQGGSADIGYDDEESITSLGSLFVEPLWLFYREDAAQRLNKGATTIDNLTQLDGWRVNVGTPGSGVPRLFSTLLDVNRIEPQKLTLSELEQTPATVAFLNGDIDAVVFASAPESLMVQMLLQSPGIHLLNFAQSEAYSRRFAYLTPVVMPQGVVDLSRNIPTRDMRLVASTTSLMSSARTHPAILQLFAQTATQLHGGAGWFSRAREYPSLEHSEVPISPEAIRAIRSGPPFLQRYLPFWLANLVERMWLAMGLILALALPLSRVVPPLYSFRIRSRVFRWYGQLRLIEQRSADVDDQTSVDELISQLDELDSKVEQVEVPLSYTDELYALRNNISLVRQRLQRQI; this comes from the coding sequence ATGCCTCACAATATTCGCTACACCCTGCTCTCGCTGCGCGATCTGATGGTGTCCGTTGGTCCTTTTGCGCTGTTGACACTCGCGCTGCTCGCGCTCACCTATTGGTGGCTGGACCCCAATCCGCCCAAGCGGGTGGTGCTGGCAACAGGGCCGGCCCAGAGCGCTTATGACGAATTTGGCAAGCACTACGCTACGGCACTGGCACGCTACGGCATCGAGGTTCAGCTGCTGCCATCCGAAGGCTCCTCGGCCAACCTCGAGCTGATCCGCACCGGCAAGGCCGATCTGGGTTTTGTACAAGGTGGCAGCGCCGACATCGGCTACGACGACGAAGAGTCCATCACCTCCCTGGGCAGCCTGTTTGTCGAGCCCCTGTGGCTCTTCTACCGCGAAGATGCGGCCCAACGCCTGAACAAGGGGGCGACCACCATCGACAACCTGACCCAGCTCGATGGTTGGCGAGTCAACGTGGGCACCCCCGGCAGCGGCGTGCCCCGTTTGTTTTCCACTCTGCTCGATGTCAACCGCATCGAGCCACAAAAGCTGACCCTCAGTGAGCTCGAGCAGACGCCGGCCACAGTGGCCTTTCTGAACGGCGATATCGACGCCGTGGTATTTGCCTCAGCCCCCGAATCCTTGATGGTGCAAATGCTGTTGCAGTCGCCTGGCATCCACCTGCTCAATTTCGCCCAGAGCGAAGCCTATTCACGCCGCTTCGCGTACCTGACACCGGTCGTGATGCCCCAAGGGGTGGTGGACCTCTCCAGGAACATCCCAACGCGGGACATGCGCCTTGTGGCATCAACCACCAGCCTGATGTCCAGCGCCCGCACCCACCCGGCCATCCTCCAGCTGTTTGCCCAGACCGCCACCCAACTGCACGGCGGCGCTGGCTGGTTCAGCCGGGCACGCGAATACCCCAGCCTGGAGCACTCCGAAGTGCCCATTTCGCCGGAGGCGATCCGCGCGATCCGCAGCGGCCCTCCTTTCCTGCAGCGCTACCTGCCGTTCTGGCTGGCCAACCTGGTCGAGCGCATGTGGCTGGCCATGGGTTTGATCCTCGCCCTGGCATTGCCACTCTCCCGCGTGGTGCCGCCGCTCTACAGCTTCCGAATCCGCTCAAGGGTGTTCCGCTGGTATGGACAGCTGCGCCTCATCGAGCAACGCAGCGCCGATGTGGACGACCAGACATCGGTGGACGAGCTGATCAGCCAGCTCGACGAGCTGGACAGCAAGGTGGAGCAGGTGGAGGTACCGCTGTCTTACACCGATGAGCTGTACGCCTTGCGCAACAACATCAGCCTGGTGCGCCAGCGGCTGCAACGCCAGATCTGA